In Streptomyces sp. NBC_00306, a single genomic region encodes these proteins:
- a CDS encoding ketoacyl-ACP synthase III, protein MSKIKPSKGAPYARIMGVGGYRPTRIVPNEVILETIDSSDEWIRSRSGIATRHWASDEETVAAMSIEASGKAIADAGITAEQIGAVVVSTVSHFSQTPAIATEIADRLGTAKAAAFDISAGCAGFGYGLTLAKGMVVEGSAQYVLVIGVERLSDLTDLEDRATAFLFGDGAGAVVVGPAEEPEIGPTVWGSEGDKAGTIKQTVSWDRFRIGDVSQLPLDSKGEIKFPAITQEGQAVFRWAVFEMAKVAQQALDAAGITSADLDVFIPHQANMRIIDSMVKTLKLPEHVTVARDVETTGNTSAASIPLAMERLLATGQAKSGDTALVIGFGAGLVYAATVVTLP, encoded by the coding sequence ATGTCGAAGATCAAGCCCAGCAAGGGCGCCCCGTACGCGCGGATCATGGGTGTCGGCGGCTACCGCCCCACCCGGATCGTGCCCAACGAGGTGATCCTCGAGACGATCGACTCCTCCGACGAGTGGATCCGCTCCCGCTCCGGCATCGCGACCCGGCACTGGGCCTCCGACGAGGAGACCGTCGCCGCGATGTCGATCGAGGCGTCCGGCAAGGCGATCGCGGACGCGGGCATCACCGCCGAGCAGATCGGCGCCGTGGTCGTCTCGACCGTCTCGCACTTCAGCCAGACCCCGGCCATCGCCACCGAGATCGCCGACCGGCTCGGCACGGCGAAGGCCGCGGCCTTCGACATCTCGGCGGGCTGCGCCGGCTTCGGCTACGGCCTCACGCTCGCCAAGGGCATGGTCGTCGAAGGCTCCGCCCAGTACGTCCTGGTGATCGGCGTGGAGCGGCTCAGCGACCTGACCGACCTGGAGGACCGCGCGACGGCCTTCCTGTTCGGTGACGGCGCGGGCGCGGTCGTCGTGGGCCCCGCCGAGGAGCCGGAGATCGGTCCGACGGTCTGGGGTTCCGAGGGCGACAAGGCCGGGACGATCAAGCAGACCGTGTCGTGGGACCGTTTCCGTATCGGCGACGTGTCGCAGCTGCCGCTCGACTCCAAGGGCGAGATCAAGTTCCCCGCCATCACGCAGGAGGGCCAGGCGGTCTTCCGCTGGGCCGTGTTCGAGATGGCGAAGGTCGCCCAGCAGGCGCTGGACGCCGCCGGGATCACCTCGGCCGACCTGGACGTCTTCATCCCGCACCAGGCCAATATGCGGATCATCGACTCGATGGTGAAGACCCTCAAGCTGCCGGAGCACGTCACGGTCGCCCGTGACGTGGAGACCACCGGCAACACCTCGGCCGCCTCGATCCCGCTCGCCATGGAGCGGCTTCTGGCGACCGGGCAGGCCAAGAGCGGCGACACGGCGCTCGTCATCGGCTTCGGGGCGGGTCTCGTCTACGCAGCCACGGTCGTTACCCTCCCCTAG
- a CDS encoding acyl carrier protein has product MAATQDEIVSGLAEIVNEIAGIPVEDVQLDKSFTDDLDVDSLSMVEVVVAAEERFDVKIPDDDVKNLKTVGDAADYIAKHQA; this is encoded by the coding sequence ATGGCCGCCACTCAGGACGAGATCGTTTCCGGTCTCGCGGAGATCGTCAACGAGATCGCCGGCATCCCGGTCGAGGACGTCCAGCTGGACAAGTCCTTCACCGATGACCTGGACGTCGACTCGCTGTCCATGGTCGAGGTCGTCGTCGCCGCCGAAGAGCGCTTCGACGTCAAGATCCCGGACGACGACGTCAAGAACCTGAAGACCGTCGGCGACGCCGCGGACTACATCGCGAAGCACCAGGCCTGA
- the fabF gene encoding beta-ketoacyl-ACP synthase II: MSSTNRTVVVTGIGATTPLGGDSASTWEGLLAGRSGVKPLEGERFAELPVRIAAPAAVDPGEVLPRPLARKLDRSAQFAVIAAREAWADAGFTAQAGEDESIEPARLGTVIASGIGGVTTLLDQYDVLKEKGVRRVSPHTVPMLMPNGPSANVGLEVNAQAGVHTPVSACASGAEAIGYAVEMIRTGRADVVVAGGTEAAIHPLPIAAFANMMAMSKNNDEPEKASRPYDTARDGFVLGEGAGVVILESAEHAAKRGAKVYCEVLGQGLSADSHHIAQPEPTGRGIAAAMRNLLETTDLKPAEVVHLNAHATSTPQGDVAEVKALRQVLGADLDHVAVSATKSMTGHLLGGAGGIETVATVLALYDRTAPPTINVDDLDEAVDADIVRGEPRALPEGTIAAINNSFGFGGHNVVLAFRTV, translated from the coding sequence GTGAGCTCGACCAATCGCACCGTGGTCGTCACCGGTATCGGCGCAACCACACCGTTGGGTGGCGACAGCGCATCGACCTGGGAAGGTCTGCTCGCCGGGCGCTCCGGAGTGAAGCCGCTCGAAGGTGAACGCTTCGCCGAACTCCCGGTCCGGATCGCCGCGCCCGCGGCGGTCGACCCCGGCGAGGTCCTGCCGCGCCCGCTCGCCCGCAAGCTGGACCGCTCCGCGCAGTTCGCGGTGATCGCGGCCCGCGAGGCGTGGGCGGACGCCGGCTTCACCGCTCAGGCGGGCGAGGACGAGAGCATCGAACCCGCCCGGCTGGGCACCGTGATCGCCTCCGGCATCGGCGGCGTAACGACTCTGCTGGACCAGTACGACGTGCTCAAGGAGAAGGGCGTACGCCGCGTCTCCCCGCACACCGTGCCCATGCTCATGCCCAACGGCCCCTCCGCCAACGTCGGCCTGGAGGTGAACGCCCAGGCGGGCGTGCACACCCCGGTGTCCGCGTGTGCGTCCGGCGCCGAGGCGATCGGCTACGCCGTGGAGATGATCCGCACCGGCCGCGCCGACGTGGTCGTGGCCGGCGGCACCGAGGCGGCGATCCACCCGCTGCCCATCGCCGCGTTCGCCAACATGATGGCGATGTCCAAGAACAACGACGAGCCCGAGAAGGCGTCGCGTCCGTACGACACGGCCCGTGACGGCTTCGTCCTCGGCGAGGGCGCCGGCGTCGTCATCCTCGAATCGGCGGAGCACGCCGCGAAGCGCGGCGCCAAGGTCTACTGCGAGGTGCTGGGCCAGGGTCTGTCCGCGGACAGCCACCACATCGCGCAGCCGGAGCCGACGGGCCGCGGCATCGCCGCCGCCATGCGCAACCTGCTGGAGACGACGGACCTCAAGCCCGCGGAGGTCGTGCACCTGAACGCGCACGCCACCTCGACGCCCCAGGGCGATGTGGCCGAGGTCAAGGCGCTGCGCCAGGTCCTCGGCGCGGACCTCGACCATGTGGCGGTGTCCGCCACGAAGTCGATGACCGGTCACCTGCTGGGCGGCGCCGGCGGCATCGAGACCGTCGCGACGGTCCTGGCGCTGTACGACCGCACGGCCCCGCCGACGATCAACGTCGACGACCTGGACGAGGCGGTGGACGCCGACATCGTGCGCGGCGAGCCGCGTGCGCTCCCGGAGGGCACGATCGCGGCGATCAACAACTCGTTCGGCTTCGGCGGCCACAACGTGGTCCTGGCGTTCCGTACCGTCTGA
- a CDS encoding DUF3145 domain-containing protein: protein MTTRGVLYVHSSPRALCPHVEWAVAGVLGVRVQLDWIRQPASPGTWRAEFSWQGEVGTASKLASALRGWQLLRFEVTAEPCAKAEGERYSATPALGIFHAVTGMHGDILIPEDRLRAALARSVQGETDLEAEIAKLLGKPWDDELEPFRYAGEGAPVRWLHQVV from the coding sequence GTGACGACACGTGGCGTTCTGTACGTTCACTCAAGCCCCCGTGCACTGTGCCCGCACGTCGAATGGGCGGTCGCGGGTGTGCTCGGTGTACGGGTCCAGCTCGACTGGATCAGACAGCCCGCATCCCCCGGCACCTGGAGAGCCGAGTTCTCCTGGCAGGGCGAGGTGGGCACCGCATCCAAGCTGGCGTCCGCGCTGCGGGGCTGGCAGCTGCTGCGCTTCGAGGTGACGGCCGAGCCGTGCGCGAAGGCGGAGGGCGAGCGGTACAGCGCCACGCCCGCCCTCGGCATCTTCCACGCCGTCACCGGGATGCACGGCGACATCCTGATCCCCGAGGACCGGCTGCGGGCCGCGCTCGCGCGATCCGTCCAGGGGGAGACGGATCTGGAGGCGGAGATCGCGAAGCTGCTGGGCAAGCCGTGGGACGACGAGCTGGAGCCGTTCCGGTACGCCGGCGAGGGCGCCCCGGTCCGCTGGCTGCACCAGGTGGTCTGA
- a CDS encoding SGNH/GDSL hydrolase family protein produces the protein MRETVRGHRVRTAAAALTAVALLATGALTGCDSSSDNRANGSPAKRRPSPTPVWDRSPDSIAAVGDSITRGFDACVVLSDCPEVSWATGSDATVNSLALRLMGAPAVAERAWNYARSGAEVSDLPAQMTQAAARKPELVTVMVGANDACADTTASMTPVEEFRTSFTGALRELRRTAPKSQVYVSSVPDLKRLWSTGRGNPLGRQIWKLGICATMLGDAEDESVQAQQRRTEVQDRVKAYNGVLRDVCAKDRRCRYDGGAVFDYRFSGDQLSRWDWFHPSKNGQGRLAEIAYRNITAVRPPV, from the coding sequence ATGCGCGAGACCGTACGAGGCCACCGTGTGCGTACGGCGGCCGCGGCACTGACGGCCGTCGCGCTCCTGGCGACCGGCGCCCTGACGGGATGTGACTCCTCGTCGGACAACCGGGCGAACGGCTCACCCGCCAAACGGCGGCCTTCACCCACCCCTGTGTGGGACCGCAGCCCTGACTCGATCGCCGCCGTGGGTGACTCCATCACCCGGGGCTTCGACGCCTGTGTGGTGCTCTCCGACTGCCCCGAGGTGTCCTGGGCGACCGGCTCCGACGCCACGGTGAACAGCCTCGCGCTGCGGCTGATGGGCGCGCCCGCCGTCGCCGAGCGTGCCTGGAACTACGCCCGTTCCGGCGCGGAGGTCTCCGATCTGCCCGCGCAGATGACCCAGGCGGCGGCCAGGAAGCCGGAACTGGTGACGGTGATGGTCGGCGCGAACGACGCCTGCGCGGACACCACCGCGAGCATGACGCCCGTCGAGGAGTTCCGTACGTCCTTCACGGGTGCGCTGCGGGAGCTGCGGCGCACCGCGCCCAAGTCCCAGGTCTACGTCTCCAGCGTGCCCGACCTGAAGCGGCTGTGGTCGACCGGGCGGGGCAATCCGCTGGGCCGGCAGATCTGGAAGCTGGGGATCTGCGCCACGATGCTGGGCGACGCCGAGGACGAGAGTGTGCAGGCGCAGCAGCGGCGGACCGAGGTGCAGGACCGCGTGAAGGCGTACAACGGCGTGCTGAGGGACGTGTGCGCCAAGGACCGGCGCTGCCGTTACGACGGCGGCGCGGTCTTCGACTACCGGTTCAGCGGCGACCAGTTGAGCCGCTGGGACTGGTTCCACCCGAGCAAGAACGGCCAGGGGCGGCTCGCCGAGATCGCGTACCGCAACATCACCGCGGTACGTCCGCCGGTCTGA
- a CDS encoding pyroglutamyl peptidase, with amino-acid sequence MTVVGAAALTLALAAPPLVAAEPGAAAPVTVEEARLDRAVPQEILRRSGFDTVAPEFAGALGHARSYRQAERAVVRHASSLWDRAVDRAQGRGPVRGDLSRDDDRPLYWARLAMTRELRQWEPGFGLTTAQRDRLVDRLERSSRGQDSMDLPAGKGVKRIVMTGFDPFTLDRDIRISNPSGATALALDGTWIRTADGPARIETAVFPVRWQDFADGTVERTLREQLPKADLFTTVSQGRVGRIDIERTNGAWRGGFGDNLNVSRTETVPVSDPATQPQWTTTTLPYAAIVAARTGPFPVFDNTAVTEIPAGSTTPVARPDGPTPGSTARAGGGGDYLSNEIAYRATLLRDRLGLKIPGGHVHTPVLQFDAANTTEITDPVFVKNRLEIIAQVREIIRVAADAS; translated from the coding sequence GTGACCGTAGTTGGCGCCGCCGCCCTGACCCTCGCCCTCGCGGCTCCGCCGCTCGTCGCCGCCGAGCCGGGCGCTGCCGCGCCGGTCACCGTGGAGGAGGCCCGGCTCGACCGGGCCGTGCCCCAGGAGATTCTGCGGCGCAGCGGATTCGACACGGTGGCACCGGAGTTCGCCGGGGCGCTGGGCCACGCGCGGAGCTACCGGCAGGCCGAGCGGGCTGTGGTACGGCATGCCTCCTCGCTCTGGGACCGTGCCGTCGACCGCGCGCAGGGGCGTGGGCCGGTACGCGGCGATCTGAGCCGCGACGACGACCGGCCGCTGTACTGGGCGCGGCTCGCAATGACGCGTGAACTGCGGCAGTGGGAGCCCGGGTTCGGGCTGACGACCGCGCAGCGCGACCGGCTCGTCGACCGGCTGGAGCGCTCCTCGCGCGGCCAGGACTCGATGGACCTCCCGGCGGGCAAGGGCGTCAAGCGCATCGTGATGACGGGCTTCGACCCCTTCACGCTCGACCGGGACATCCGGATCAGCAACCCGTCCGGCGCGACGGCGCTCGCGCTGGACGGGACGTGGATCCGTACGGCGGACGGACCGGCCCGTATCGAGACGGCGGTCTTCCCGGTGCGCTGGCAGGACTTCGCGGACGGCACGGTCGAGCGCACCCTGCGCGAGCAGCTGCCGAAGGCGGACCTGTTCACCACGGTCAGCCAGGGGCGCGTCGGCCGTATCGACATCGAGCGGACCAACGGGGCGTGGCGGGGCGGCTTCGGCGACAACCTGAACGTCTCGCGCACCGAGACGGTGCCGGTGAGCGATCCGGCGACGCAGCCGCAGTGGACGACGACGACCCTGCCGTACGCGGCGATCGTGGCCGCGAGGACCGGGCCCTTCCCGGTCTTCGACAACACGGCGGTCACCGAGATCCCGGCGGGCTCCACGACACCCGTGGCCCGCCCGGACGGCCCGACGCCGGGCTCGACCGCGCGGGCGGGCGGCGGCGGCGACTACCTCTCGAACGAGATCGCCTACCGCGCGACGCTGCTGCGGGACAGGCTGGGGCTGAAGATCCCCGGCGGGCATGTGCACACCCCGGTCCTCCAGTTCGACGCGGCCAACACGACGGAGATCACGGACCCGGTGTTCGTGAAGAACCGGCTGGAGATCATCGCGCAGGTGCGGGAGATCATCCGGGTCGCGGCCGACGCCTCCTGA
- a CDS encoding carbon-nitrogen hydrolase family protein: MRIAAAQFRSAPGDIDANVRAVRDLVDAASGQGARLVVFAELAVTGYEPDLIAADPALVLAEDDARLDPVREACRAGGTAAVLNAAVRTAGGRPAITSLVIGPDGELLARYDKQHVHGTENDVFDAGSEDGRFTLDGIGFATAVCYDNRFPELAERARADGCRVYVASSALEIGNDSFATVYPVRARDNGLYVVLANAVGRCGVGECPGDSAVWGPDGALLATAASSAPGLALAELSLRTVAP; this comes from the coding sequence ATGAGGATTGCCGCCGCACAGTTCCGCTCCGCCCCCGGTGACATCGACGCGAATGTGCGCGCCGTGCGTGACCTCGTCGACGCCGCGTCGGGGCAGGGCGCACGCCTGGTCGTCTTCGCCGAGCTGGCGGTGACGGGGTACGAGCCGGATCTCATCGCCGCCGACCCCGCTCTGGTGCTCGCGGAGGACGACGCGCGGCTCGACCCGGTGCGGGAAGCGTGCCGGGCGGGCGGCACGGCCGCCGTGCTCAACGCCGCGGTCCGCACGGCCGGCGGCAGGCCCGCCATCACCTCGCTGGTCATCGGGCCGGACGGCGAGCTGCTCGCCCGCTACGACAAGCAGCATGTGCACGGCACGGAGAACGACGTCTTCGACGCGGGCTCCGAGGACGGCCGGTTCACCCTCGACGGCATCGGCTTCGCGACGGCGGTCTGCTACGACAACCGCTTCCCGGAACTCGCCGAGCGGGCACGGGCGGACGGCTGCCGGGTGTACGTGGCCAGTTCGGCGCTGGAGATCGGCAACGACTCGTTCGCGACGGTCTATCCGGTCCGCGCGCGGGACAACGGTCTGTATGTGGTGCTCGCCAACGCGGTGGGTCGCTGCGGTGTCGGGGAGTGCCCGGGCGACAGTGCGGTGTGGGGCCCGGACGGCGCACTGCTGGCCACGGCGGCGTCGAGCGCACCCGGGCTCGCGCTCGCCGAACTGTCACTGCGGACGGTGGCGCCGTGA
- a CDS encoding AraC family transcriptional regulator encodes MSRAVEETNRRMLRARDAMDRAYAQPLDVPALARIAHVSPAHFARTFRATFGETPHRYLQRRRVERAMYLLRETDRSVTDICFEVGFGSPGTFSRTFRDIVGRPPRAYRKEAAAADVPTCFTKAWTRPVL; translated from the coding sequence GTGAGCCGCGCCGTGGAGGAGACCAACCGCCGCATGCTGCGGGCCCGGGACGCGATGGACCGCGCGTACGCACAACCGCTGGACGTGCCGGCCCTGGCCAGGATCGCCCATGTGTCCCCGGCGCACTTCGCACGCACCTTCCGGGCCACGTTCGGCGAGACGCCGCACCGCTACCTCCAGCGCCGCCGCGTGGAGCGGGCGATGTACCTGCTGCGGGAGACCGACCGGAGCGTGACGGACATCTGCTTCGAGGTCGGCTTCGGCAGTCCGGGGACCTTCAGCCGTACGTTTCGTGACATCGTCGGCCGGCCGCCGAGGGCGTACCGCAAGGAGGCCGCGGCGGCGGACGTGCCGACGTGCTTCACGAAGGCGTGGACGCGGCCGGTCCTGTGA
- a CDS encoding VOC family protein codes for MFNAITHSQIYVLDQDEALDFYVGTLGLEVGADVDLGFMRWLTVSVPGHPERQILLERPGPPAMSEETAQQVRELVTKGAMGGSLIFSTDDCRGTYKTLRDRGVEFTEEPTERPYGIDCGLRDPFGNSIRFTQPKT; via the coding sequence ATGTTCAACGCCATCACGCACTCACAGATCTACGTCCTCGACCAGGACGAGGCCCTCGACTTCTACGTCGGCACGCTCGGCCTGGAGGTCGGCGCCGATGTCGACCTCGGCTTCATGCGCTGGCTGACCGTCAGCGTGCCGGGCCACCCGGAGCGGCAGATCCTGCTGGAGCGGCCAGGCCCTCCGGCGATGTCGGAGGAGACGGCCCAGCAGGTCCGCGAGCTGGTGACCAAGGGCGCCATGGGCGGCTCCCTCATCTTCAGCACGGACGACTGCCGCGGGACGTACAAGACGCTGCGGGACAGGGGCGTCGAGTTCACCGAGGAGCCCACCGAGCGCCCGTACGGCATCGACTGCGGCCTGCGGGACCCGTTCGGCAACAGCATCCGCTTCACCCAGCCGAAGACCTGA
- a CDS encoding EI24 domain-containing protein, which produces MRDLVVGFGYLMKGQRWVAGHGRWLGFGLLPGLVTLVLYAGALVGLGYGADNLVGWATPFADGWSSPWLGLLRGFLTALVFTFGLFVAVITFTAVTLLIGQPFYESLSEQVDRSEGGRVPRSGLPLWRELWISARDSLRVVARVVFYGILLFAAGFLPVVGQTVVPALGFAVSGFFLAEELTAVALQRRGVELKERLVLLRGRRMMVLGFGVPLTLAFIVPLVAVFLMPGAVAGATLMVRDLAGTESDEPSPQAPAPYSLDKDRGLNDAGRGGYRS; this is translated from the coding sequence ATGCGTGATCTGGTGGTCGGCTTCGGCTATTTGATGAAGGGCCAGCGCTGGGTCGCCGGACACGGCCGCTGGCTCGGCTTCGGTCTGCTGCCCGGCCTGGTGACCCTCGTGCTGTACGCCGGCGCGCTCGTCGGCCTCGGCTACGGCGCCGACAATCTGGTGGGCTGGGCGACACCGTTCGCCGACGGCTGGTCCTCGCCGTGGCTCGGGCTGCTGCGCGGCTTTCTGACCGCCCTCGTCTTCACCTTCGGCCTGTTCGTCGCGGTGATCACCTTCACGGCTGTGACCCTGCTGATCGGTCAGCCCTTCTACGAGTCGCTCTCCGAACAGGTCGACCGCAGCGAGGGCGGCCGGGTTCCCCGATCGGGGCTGCCGCTCTGGCGCGAGCTGTGGATCTCCGCGCGCGATTCGCTGCGGGTCGTGGCGCGTGTGGTGTTCTACGGGATTCTGCTGTTCGCGGCCGGCTTCCTGCCCGTCGTCGGCCAGACGGTGGTCCCCGCGCTCGGCTTCGCGGTCTCCGGCTTCTTCCTCGCCGAGGAGCTCACCGCCGTGGCCCTCCAGCGCCGGGGCGTCGAACTGAAGGAGCGGCTCGTCCTGCTGCGAGGCCGCCGGATGATGGTCCTCGGCTTCGGTGTGCCGCTCACGCTGGCGTTCATCGTGCCGCTCGTCGCGGTGTTCCTGATGCCGGGCGCGGTGGCCGGGGCGACGCTGATGGTGCGCGACCTGGCGGGCACGGAGTCCGACGAGCCGTCACCGCAGGCCCCGGCCCCGTACAGCCTCGACAAGGACCGGGGTCTGAACGACGCCGGACGGGGCGGGTACCGATCCTGA